CGCGAGGGCGTCGCGCACGTCCCCCGGCTGGCGCGGATCGACCGCGCGCCCGGAATCGATCCGCGCCCGACGACACGGTTCGACCCCGACCGAACCGTGCTGATCACCGGAGCCAGCGGCGCCCTCGCCGGTCTGGTGGCCCGACATCTGGTGCAGGCGCACGGTGTGCGGCGGCTTCTGCTGACCTCACGCCGAGGCGCCCAGGCACCGCGCTCGGTCGAGTTGGCCGCCGAACTCGCCGAGTCGGGTGCCCGAGTCGACGTCGTCTCCTGCGATGTCGCCGACCGAGCGGCGCTCTCCGCTCTGCTCGCCGACATCGACGACGCCGCGCCGCTGGGTGCGGTCGTGCACACGGCGGGCCTGGTGTCCGATGGGCTGTTCGAGACCTTGACGCCCGAGCGGCTCGGGGACGTGCTGCGTCCCAAGGTCGATGCAGGCTGGCTGTTGCACGAGCTGACCCGCGAGTCGGACCTGTCCGCGTTCGTGCTGTTCTCCTCGGCCGCCGGGGTGCTCGGCAGCGCGGGACAGAGCAACTATGCGGCGGCCAACGCCTTCCTCGACGGACTCGCCGCGCATCGACACGCCTCAGGGCTACCCGCGCTCGCCCTCGACTGGGGGTGGTGGGACCTCGACGGTGGCATGGCTGCGGAACTGGACGATCAGAACCGCGGCCGCATGACCGGCGCCGGCCTGCTGCCTTTCGATGCAGCGCGGGGGATGGCCGCCTTCGATGCGGCCTGCGCCATCGGCGACCGCCCCGTGCTGGTGCCGATCCGACTCAATCCCGTCGCGGCCGACCCGGCCGCCCCGATGCCGCCGGTCCTGCGTGCGTTGGCCCGGTCGACGCCGCGCCCAACCACGATGGACAACACCGCCGAGGACCTACGGCGGCTCGAACCTCTCGAACGGTTCGCGGCGGTACTCAGCCTGGTGCAGCGGCTCACGGCGGGCGTCCTCGGACATCGGGCTCCCGAGGACATCGACCCGGGTCGCGCCTTCGGTGAGCTGGGCTTCGATTCGCTCACCTCCGTGGAGCTGCGCAATCTCTTGAACGGCGCGCTCGGTCTGCGACTGCCCGCCACGGTGATCTTCGACCATCCGACGGTGGCCGAGCTTGCGCAGGTCGTCGACGGAACACTCGCCGATACCGAGGTCGATCCAACACCCGAGCCGACTGCCGAGTCGGCGGTCGACGATTCCTCGGTGCTCGACAGCGTCGAGGTGCTCTACCGGCGCGCGCTGGAGGCCGGGCTCTACGAGGCGAGCGAGAAGATCCTGTCGAACACGGCCGTGCTGCGCCGCTCGTTCTCGGAGGACGACGACCAGGTTCCCGGCCCCAAGCCGGTGCGCCTGGGCACCGGCGACGGACAGCTGCCGATCATCGGGCTCCCGTCGACCTCGGCATGGTCCAGCGACCAGGAGATGGTGGCCGTGGCAGGCGGACTGCGCAATCAGCACGACGTGTGGTCGATCATGGCCCCCGGTTTCGTGGCCGGTGAGCGCGTCGCCGACGGAATCGACGCACTGACCGCGTACTACGAGCGGCAGATCCGCACCATCGCGGGCGACAGGCCGTTCGCGCTGGCCGGCCGCTCCTCGGGCGGGTCGGTGGCCTATGCCGTGGCACAACGGCTGGAGGCCGCCGGGATGCCGGTGCAGGCGGTGATCCTGCTGGACACCTATCTCAGCGGCACCGAGCAGACGAAGTACATCATGCCGGTGATGGAGTCCAAGACGCTCGAACTGGAGAAGAAGTTCGGCCGGATGACCGGCGTGCGACTGACAGCCATGGCCGCGTACTTCATGATGTTCGAACTCTGGCAGCCTACGCCGCTCAAGGCACGGGTGTTGCTGGTGCGGGCGAGCGAGGCGGTCGGCCACGATCCGAGTCAGGGCGGGCAACTGCCCGGCGAGGAGTGGCAGACGGTATGGCCGGTCCCCATCGACATCGTCGATGTACCCGGTGACCACTACAGCATGATCGAGGAACACCGAGACGTGACCACCGCCGCCATCCACGACTGGCTCATCGACTCGTAACGCGGGCGGAGTCGCTTCCGTCGGCAGCGGGGGACCAGACAGGCGTCCGGTGGGCCACGAGCGCACCGGGCGCCGTGTCCTTGTTGGACCGAAGGCACGGTGCGGACGGGGTGACCTGTGTGTTCTCCCCGCGCGCACCCGGCGATTTGACATTGTCTATGTAGTGACTGTTAACTATCAAACATGACGGCAGGCAACGGCTTGCCGATCGACTTCGAAGTCCGCACGCACCGCAGCACGGCCGAGCGCTGCAGGCACCCCTGCGGTCGGCTTCATCTCCCGGATAACCGCACCAGTGTCAGAGATCTTTTTTTACGAACTTGATAGTGCCTACTCACTATCTAGAGGCGGTTCGGCCGCACGAGACCACACCCGATGCGGCACCGCCAAGCCCGATCGCTCGGAGAAGGAGGCACGCGATGAGTGACGGGTCTGCTCTGGTTGGCAGGCAATCCCACCTCGCACCGGTTCGCCGGACACCTTCTCGGCGCCGACCATCCGACCAAACCGTTTTTCGAATAACCGAAACAGAAAGCGGAGGAAACACCGATGATCTACCACTGCATTCGATTCACCATCAAGCCCGGCGTTCCAAAGGAGACGGTCGACGCCATCATCTCGGGAATGAGCGCACAGAACGCCGATACGGCGACGTCGTTGTTCGGACGTGATTTCGGCGGCGACTACGAATACGGCGCCGTCTCTCTCGTCGCGGACATCGAGACCTACGAGAAGATGATGAACTCCCCGGCGCACCTGGCGGTCGACCGGATGGGCCTGCCGCTGATCGAGAGGTTCGCGTCGTTCGACATCACCGACGACCTCGACCCGGAGCTGGGCGCGAAGATCACCGCCGTCCACCAGCGCCGATTCGACGCCAATCCCGACATCGTCGAATTGGTCTCCAACCTCGCAGAATACCGGGGAAGCGCCGCTCCCGGAAAGCACGCGAGCTGATTCATAAAACGACGCGAGGCGATTCGCTCGTGCCGTTGAGCAGTGTGCCGGTGGACCTGCGAAACGCCTCGCGTCGGATAGACAGCCGATCAACTCGATGGCTACCGAGTCGCAACCACGAATTGCGGTGAAGGAACACTCATGACTGATCGATTCGACGCCGACGCGATCGTCGTCGGCAGCGGGTTCGGCGGTGCCGTGGCCGCAGCCCGTCTCGCGCAGGCAGGCTTCTCGGTCATCGTCCTGGAACGCGGCCGACGCTGGGGACTCGGCGATTTCCCCCGCGCCCCCGAACTGACCGACGGTTGGTTATGGGACCTCGACCGAGGCCTCTACGACATACGCTGGCTCGACAGCATGGGCAGCGTTCAGGCGGCAGGCTGGGGCGGCGGATCACTCGTCTACGCGAACGTGTTCGCGCGGCCCTTCGAACAGACCTTGGACGAACGCTGGCCCGCTCACCTCCGCCGTGAAGAACTCGATCCCTACTACGACCTCGCCGCGCACATGCTCGGCGTCTCGCCCGTCGGCAAGGACCCGCGTACCGGCAAGATCCCGCCCCGCACCGACCTCATGGAGCAGCTCCTCGAGGGCACGGATCGGGACGAGGCCACCGTGCGGCCCAACCTGGCCGTGACCTTTGGCGACCCGGACACCTGGAAGCCGAACATCCACGGGGTCGCCCGCCGGGGATGCGCCTTCGTCGGCGAATGCGTCATTGGTTGCAACCACGGGGCGAAGAACACCCTCGACTACACCTACCTCGCCGTCGCGGAGCAGGCCGGGGCGCGGGCCGTCACGGATGCGCAGGTCACCCGCATCGAACACCTCGGAGAGAGCTACCGGATACACGTCTCGACGCCCTCCGATCCGGAGGCGGCCGAGCGCACCTGGGTCGCGCCCAAGGTCGTGCTCGCCGCAGGGGCGGTGGCCACCAACGAACTCCTGCTCCGCTCCCGCGACGTGCATCGCACGCTGCCCGGTCTCTCCCGGCAACTGGGCAAGGGCTTCTCCGGAAACGGGGATTTCCTCACCCTGGCCGAGCTTCGAGGCAAGCGGCCCGACATGACGACCGGACCCACCATCACCACCAACACCGTGTTGGACGTGCCCGAGGGCAGGCGTCCGGTGTGGTACCAGGTCCAGGACGGCGCGTTCCCGCCGCCGCTGAACGCCCTGTTCGACTCGATTCTGCCCGCCAGGCGGGCGCGCGACTGGTGGCAGCGCAGCGTGCGGCACACCGAGCCGCGTCAAACCTTCACCGTGCTCGCGATGGGGAAGGACTCGGGCAAGGGGACGTTACGGCTGGACACCAGGGGCGATGCCACGTTGGCCTGGAACAACCGATGGCAGGCTCAGCTGTATCGGTCCCAGACGCGGGTGGGCCCGTTCGTGGCCCGACTTCTCGACGCCCGGCTGTACAACCCGTTCACCTGGTCCCTGCTGCGCCGCACCATCACCGTTCACCCGCTGGGCGGGGTGCGGTCCGGCCGCGACGCCGCCACCGGGGTCGTCGACGCGGCGGGGGAGGCGCACGGTTATCCGGGCCTGTTCGTCATGGACGGCTCGGTGATCCCCGCAGCGACCGGGGTGAATCCCTCCGCGACGATCCTGGCCGCCGCGGAACGCTCGATGGAGACGATGATCCGCCGGTCGGGGCGGATCGGCTGGCGGGCACCCGAGTGGGAATCGGTAATACCCGCCGAGGTCCCCGAGGACGGCGCCTATCTGTCCCAGGCCAAGCTGCACGCCGCGACCAAGGGCGATGGCCTGATCTTCGCGGAGCAGATGGCCACCGACGCCCGCGAACACCCGCGAATGGTGTTGTCCCTGCACGCCGAGATCCCGGGCATCGACCCATTCCTCGCCGATGGTGCGCACACCGTGCAGCTGCGGGGGCTGGTCGACATCGATGACGTCGCCACCCAGATGGACATCTCGGGAACGCTGTCGTTGTTCCCGGTCGGCAGGCGCGAGGCGATGGTCTATTCGCTGCGTTTCGACGACGACCGGGGACGCCCGTGGCAACTCTCGGGCACCAAGACCGTCCGCTCCCGCAACCCCGTGGACCTGCTGTCCGGGCTGACCATGCTGCGTACCGAGGTCTCCCCGGTCGACGCAGAACCGGACGAGGTCCAGCGTTTCGTGCTCACCATCGGAACGCGCGACCTGGCCCGGCTCGGCAGGTCGATCCGGGGGAGAGCGTTCACCCGCTCCCGCCGCCTGCGCGCCGCCAGCCGTTTCGTGTCGTTCTTCGCGATCTCCGCGCTGCGGCGGCGCACTCGGTGAACGACCACTAGCGCCACCGCTTCGAAGCGGCGGCCGCGACGGGCCGCGACGACACCGGCCGGCCCGCCCTGGCTTCATCCCAGCACCGACACACCTATCGCGATCGACCCATGTCCAGATATCGACGAATCGACCGGAGGATCACCATGACCGACTCCACCACCACAGCCGAGGCCGTCGACACCTCGGCGGAGGTGCCCGGCCCCGGCCCGATCGACAGTCGAGGCCCGTATCTGAGCTTCGCCTTCGCCTTCGTGTTCGGGCATGGCGCCTTCGCCGTGAGCGCAGGCGTCGACCCACTGCTGGCCTTGCCGAGCTGGGTGCCGTTCACCCTGCTCGCGATCGGCATCGTGCCCGGGGTGGCAGGCTCGCTCATCGGGGCCCGGTTCGCTCAGGTCGGCGCGGGCAAAGACGTCGTCGCCAGTGAGAAGATGGTCGGCAGCGCCTGGGGCACCGGCTTCATCGCACTCATCCTCGCGATCAGCGGCCTGACCAGTACGGTCGAATTGCCGACCGAGATTCAGAATGTCCTGTATCCGACCGGTGCGGCCTTCGTCGTCGGTCTGATCAACATCGCCGAGGGCGCGGTGCGGCGTAACGTCCTGCACCACAGCCTCGGTAGCTGGCTGGCACTGATCTCCACCGCTGCGCTCTTCCTCACCGGCGCGGGCCCGTTCTGGGTGCTCGCGCTTGCGGGCGGCGGTGCCTACGCCCTCGCCGCGGTCCTCGAAGGACGCAGGCTCGCCCGACTGCGCTGACCCATTCTCGTCGCGCCTGCGAAAGCCGAACGCGGTGGCCTCGCGGGCCACCGCGTTTCGCTGGAATTCACCGATCCCGCAAGGGGACCAGTGATCCGTGCACTGTTATTCCTGATTCACCCCCCGACAACAGAATTCTGTTGGGCGAGGCGCAGGGGATCAGACGATCATTAGTGCACGGCCATGATCAAATGTGCGGTCGAGATCGATCTCCGTTATTGGATCCGATCGGCGACCTCGATCAAGGACAGGTGTCGAGCATTCCCGAGAGAGCGGCCTGCTCGTCATCGGTGATGGTCAGGTCGTAGCGGGTCTTCACCTCGGTCCAGTGCACGGCGTAGGTGCAGTGATAGCCGGTCGCCGGGGGAACCCAGTCGGCCGGTGTCTGGTCTCCCTTGGACCTATTGGACCGTGCCGAGACCGCAAACAGTTGCGGAGCCTCCAGATCATTGGCGAACTGCCTGCGTCGGGCTGTATCCCATTCGTCCGCGCCGGAGCGCCATGCTGCGGCGAGCGGGACCATGTGATCGATGTCCACACCGGATGCGGGGCTGACCTCGACGTCGTCGTAGACCGACCACCAGGTCCCGGTCACCGCGCGACACTCCTGGTCGACCTCGACGTCGCTGCCGTCGCGGATCAACACCAGCTCGCGGGTGTTGCAACGATCGCCCCAGGAGATCCAGTGTGGGAAGAGTTCTCGGGAATAGCCGTCCATCGGTCCTTCCGGTGCGACCGTCAACGTGGCGAGTTGTTCACGGGCCACTTCCTCGGACACCGGCCAATCAGCAGGAGGAATAGGCGGAACCGGTGCTGCGGGGTCAACAGTGGAAGGCGAGATCAACAATGACAGGGCTGCGGCTAACGCTGCACCATAAGCACCCAACATGACAGACCTTTCGACGAGGACAAGGGCGATGTCGTGGCGTGCATACCGATGGGAACAGTCTGTGGGCGCCTCGGGTCTATTCATTTCGATCCCACCCGATTGATCGACCGGATAACACTCCGATGCCCTAATTGCGGTCCCAGCTGCGCGCTGGTTGCGCCGAATGCGCTGATGACCGAGTCGTCGTAGCCGTGTTCATGCCTGTGCAGTCGTCGAACTCGGTGCGTCGGAGACGGGGGTCAGGGCTCCGTCGTCCGGCCATCGTGCTGGGCCCGGTCGATGTCTGAACCGCCGTTCATCCGCAGCCGAGCCACCGGCCGAAATACCAGAGAGACGCGGAATGGTCTAGACCCTTGTCGCGGCTCCGGGATACTGCCATGCTCGATGTGCTCGGATATCCGGCCTGGAATAGGAGCGCCCATGCATGCCCTTCCGCCTTTCTCCCGCCGCCGGTTACTGAGCACCGCGGGGGTTCTCGGGGCCGCAGCAGCATTCGGCGTGCCCGCTCCCGCCGCCGTCGCGGCTTCCCCCGGGACCGGCGTCCGACCCATCGATTGGCAGAGCCTGGGGTCCTATCCGGGGTCGGACGCGGCCGGAACACGGATCCGGACCATTCTGGCGGGCAGCTCCCGCTATCTGGTCGGTCCCTGGTATGCGGGCAGGTACACGCGTTATCTACCGGACGGCTACATCGACCTCCAGGGGACCGATGAGCGGGCGATCAGGTTGCCCGCCATGGCCGCCGTGGCCACCACCACCGCGTTGATCACCGACACCTACGATCCCCGGACGCTGTCTGCGGCCAACGCCACCATCCGAACCCACAATCTCGTCCGGACCCTCGCCGCCCGCCACCGAGCCAATAACGACGACACCGCGACGAGGTGGGGCAGTGGTTGGCAGACCGCACTGTGGGCCTTCTACACCGCCTTGGCGGGCTGGCTGTTCTGGGACGAACTGGACGACACCGAACGCGATCACCTCGCCGCGATGCTGGCCTGGGAGGCCGACCGACTGACCACCGGAAACGATGTCCACCTCGTCGGCACAAGCGGTGCGGAGCTCTACATGACTCGCCGCGATGGCACCGTTGTCTCGCCGGGAGACAGCAAGGCGGAGGAGAACAGCTGGAGCGCGGCCGCACTCTCCCTGGCCGAGGTGATGATGCCTCGGCATCGCAATATCGCGCGATGGCGACGTCGGAACGTGGAACTGCTGTTGGCAGGTGCGGCCTGCCCGGCAGATCTCACGAGCAACGAGACGATCAACGGCATTCGGCTGTCGACCTGGTTGCAGGGCACGAACATCGAGGACGACGGCACCCTGCAGAATCACGCTCGGCTGCATCCGCTCTACATGGTCTCGTTCGATCAGAGCCTCTATCAGGGCTTCGTCTTCGGCCTGGCGCGGCGAGCCGCCCCGAGGGCCGCACTGCACAACATCAATCGGACGTACTCCGCCCTGGTAGACAAGCAGTTCCCGCTACCGGACGGGGGCAGCACTCCGATCTACCGGCCCGGC
This Actinoalloteichus hymeniacidonis DNA region includes the following protein-coding sequences:
- a CDS encoding ABC transporter permease, translated to MTDSTTTAEAVDTSAEVPGPGPIDSRGPYLSFAFAFVFGHGAFAVSAGVDPLLALPSWVPFTLLAIGIVPGVAGSLIGARFAQVGAGKDVVASEKMVGSAWGTGFIALILAISGLTSTVELPTEIQNVLYPTGAAFVVGLINIAEGAVRRNVLHHSLGSWLALISTAALFLTGAGPFWVLALAGGGAYALAAVLEGRRLARLR
- a CDS encoding FAD-dependent oxidoreductase; the protein is MTDRFDADAIVVGSGFGGAVAAARLAQAGFSVIVLERGRRWGLGDFPRAPELTDGWLWDLDRGLYDIRWLDSMGSVQAAGWGGGSLVYANVFARPFEQTLDERWPAHLRREELDPYYDLAAHMLGVSPVGKDPRTGKIPPRTDLMEQLLEGTDRDEATVRPNLAVTFGDPDTWKPNIHGVARRGCAFVGECVIGCNHGAKNTLDYTYLAVAEQAGARAVTDAQVTRIEHLGESYRIHVSTPSDPEAAERTWVAPKVVLAAGAVATNELLLRSRDVHRTLPGLSRQLGKGFSGNGDFLTLAELRGKRPDMTTGPTITTNTVLDVPEGRRPVWYQVQDGAFPPPLNALFDSILPARRARDWWQRSVRHTEPRQTFTVLAMGKDSGKGTLRLDTRGDATLAWNNRWQAQLYRSQTRVGPFVARLLDARLYNPFTWSLLRRTITVHPLGGVRSGRDAATGVVDAAGEAHGYPGLFVMDGSVIPAATGVNPSATILAAAERSMETMIRRSGRIGWRAPEWESVIPAEVPEDGAYLSQAKLHAATKGDGLIFAEQMATDAREHPRMVLSLHAEIPGIDPFLADGAHTVQLRGLVDIDDVATQMDISGTLSLFPVGRREAMVYSLRFDDDRGRPWQLSGTKTVRSRNPVDLLSGLTMLRTEVSPVDAEPDEVQRFVLTIGTRDLARLGRSIRGRAFTRSRRLRAASRFVSFFAISALRRRTR
- a CDS encoding Dabb family protein, producing MIYHCIRFTIKPGVPKETVDAIISGMSAQNADTATSLFGRDFGGDYEYGAVSLVADIETYEKMMNSPAHLAVDRMGLPLIERFASFDITDDLDPELGAKITAVHQRRFDANPDIVELVSNLAEYRGSAAPGKHAS
- a CDS encoding HNH endonuclease family protein, whose product is MSEEVAREQLATLTVAPEGPMDGYSRELFPHWISWGDRCNTRELVLIRDGSDVEVDQECRAVTGTWWSVYDDVEVSPASGVDIDHMVPLAAAWRSGADEWDTARRRQFANDLEAPQLFAVSARSNRSKGDQTPADWVPPATGYHCTYAVHWTEVKTRYDLTITDDEQAALSGMLDTCP